In Microcaecilia unicolor chromosome 1, aMicUni1.1, whole genome shotgun sequence, the following are encoded in one genomic region:
- the LOC115466082 gene encoding claudin-12-like produces MGCQEVHAATLLAFVCGTASISGLFAATLLPQWRQMKLYTFNRSEKNVTVYTGLWVKCARYHSSSECVLYDRDWYATVDQLDLRVLQFALPISMLTASSALILCLIGICNTTFGSNVPNLKLVKCLINSAGCHLVAGLLFVLAGTISLIPSIWVIFYNEFLNRKYGPVFAYDSAVFVAIGSSGGMYFTSFLLFLWYCACKSLPSPFWQPLYSQAPGMHSYITPSYSARSRMSGIEIDIPVVTHTA; encoded by the coding sequence ATGGGGTGCCAAGAAGTTCATGCTGCCACCCTGTTGGCTTTCGTCTGTGGCACCGCTTCAATTTCAGGACTCTTTGCTGCTACCCTTCTGCCCCAGTGGAGGCAAATGAAGCTCTACACATTCAACCGGAGTGAGAAGAACGTGACTGTGTACACTGGCCTGTGGGTGAAATGTGCCCGCTATCACAGCAGTAGCGAGTGTGTGCTATATGATAGAGACTGGTATGCCACAGTTGACCAGCTGGACCTACGAGTCCTCCAGTTTGCACTTCCAATTAGTATGCTGACTGCTTCCTCAGCACTAATACTTTGCTTGATCGGAATATGTAACACAACCTTTGGGTCTAACGTGCCCAACCTGAAACTCGTGAAGTGTCTCATAAACAGTGCTGGGTGTCATCTTGTGGCTGGTTTGTTGTTTGTACTGGCTGGTACCATCAGTTTAATTCCATCCATCTGGGTTATATTTTATAATGAATTCTTGAACCGGAAATATGGACCCGTTTTTGCCTACGACTCGGCTGTGTTTGTTGCTATTGGCAGTTCAGGGGGCATGTACTTCACTTCCTTTCTGTTGTTCCTCTGGTATTGTGCATGCAAGTCATTGCCTTCCCCCTTCTGGCAGCCTCTGTATTCCCAGGCTCCCGGTATGCACAGTTATATCACACCATCCTATTCAGCACGATCCCGCATGTCCGGCATTGAAATTGATATTCCCGTCGTTACTCACACtgcttaa